A stretch of DNA from Erwinia aphidicola:
CGCACCACTTCCGTCACGCCCTGGAAATGGTCATCCACCACCACCGCAAGGTTATAGGCAAACAGCCCATCGCGGCGATGAATAATAAAGTCTTCCTGCGCCAGCCTGGCATCGGCCTTGACGCTGCCACGCAGCTGGTCGTGAAATTCGCTCAGCGGACGATCAACCTTAAGGCGCAGCGCGGCGTTTTCCGGCCCGAGCCCCAGCGCCCGGCAGTGGCCGTCGTACAGCCCGCCAACCTGCTGAATACGGCTGCGCGTGCAGGTGCAGTAGTAGCTGTGCCCGTCACGCTGCAGTCGATCGAGCGCGGCGCGGTAGACTTCATGGCGCTGCGACTGCCACAGGACTTCTCCATCCCACTCCAGTCCGTACTGCTCCAGCTGCTGCAGGATACGCGTTGCCGCACCGGGGACTTCACGCGGCGGGTCAATATCTTCAATGCGTACGTACCACGCGCCATGCTGTGCGCGAGCCTGGAGATAACTGCCTAAAGCAGCAATCAGAGAGCCAAAGTGAAGTTCACCGGAGGGGGAGGGGGCGAAGCGCCCGATATAGTCTGAGGTCATCATCTTGAAGATGGGCAGTGAAGCGACTGCGGGAGAGATTCCCCGCTTCACTGCACAATCATATGCCGTTAACCGGCCATTTGTTTTTCGCGGATTTCTGCCAGCGTTTTACAGTCGATGCAAAGATCGGCGGTAGGACGCGCTTCCAGACGACGGATACCGATTTCAACGCCACAGGAGTCACAGTAGCCGAAATCATCGTCTTCAACTTTCTTCAGCGTCTTTTCGATCTTTTTAATCAGCTTGCGCTCGCGATCGCGGTTACGCAATTCAAGACTGAACTCTTCTTCCTGAGCGGCACGATCGACCGGGTCCGGGAAGTTAGCGGCTTCGTCCTGCATGTGTGTGACCGTACGATCGACTTCATCCCGGAGTTGATTACGCCACGCCCCAAGAATTTTCTTGAAGTGCTCCAGCTGGGCTTCATTCATATACTCTTCGCCCGGCTTCTCTTGGTATGGCTCCACCCCAGCGATGGCGAGAATACTCAGGGACGATGTTTTACGGTTTTGCCCTTCTTGCATGTTGCTTCTCCTGGATAACACGCACTACACCCTTCATCTTTAAGCTGCAGGGGCGTTGGTCGCTATCCCGCAACCCGAAATCTTCGGGTATCGATCCCACATGGGGAAAAAAACAGGCCGCTATAAATACCAGAAGCGGTTAAGGTAAGCAATTATTCCTGATCACGCCTTGACAAGCATGTGAGGAAAAGCGTATTTGCGCGATCGGCAGTATAAAAGCAAATTGCGCTAAATTTTACAACTCCACTTTCAGGGCTTTTCTGAGAACCATCCCCTCCGGTGATAACTGCGCCTTATAACATAGCACCTCTACACCATTCTGCCGGGCCTGCGACAGGAGTTCTGCGTAGCGAGCATCAATGTGTCGCGCCGGGGCAACGTCCTCAATCCCCGAGTGCAGAACGGCGAAGAACAGTACCGCCCGCTGGCCCGATTGCGCAATCTGACTAAGCTCGCGCAGGTGTTTCTGGCCACGCACGGTCACCGCATCCGGAAAATACCCTTTACCCTGCTGTAATAGCGTCACGGATTTGACTTCAATATAGCAGTTACGGCGATCGCTTGCCTGTAACAGGAAGTCTATCCGGCTGTTTTCTGCGCCATATTTAACTTCAGGCAGCAGCGTATCGTAACCGGATAATTCCGCAATCTGGCCTGCATTAAGTGCCTCGCGCACTAACCCATTGGCGCGTAAGGTATTGACGCAAATCCAGTCGCCCTGCTGCGTTTCGGTTAGCTCCCAGCTGTGCGGATATTTTCGCGTCAGGCTGGCCGATGTCGAATACCACACCGTGTCGCCCGGCGTGGCGCAGCCCGTCATTGCCCCGGTATTAGCACAGTGGATTGTCAGCTCTTCACCCTGCGGGGTGACCACATCAGCCAGAAAGCGTTTATAGCGTTTAACCAGCCGCGCGGGTTGCAGGTCCGGGCTAAATTCCATAGGAATTCCTTATCGTAATTTCCATTCCGCCACTTCTTCATAGCGGGTGCGACCGCGCGTAAAATGTGACTGAAACAGGACAAAGCGCTCGACCGGCACTGACCAGTGAAAATTGCGCGGCGGCAACGACACCGGGTGCAGAGCGTGGCGCAGTAATGTGACATGCGGATGAAAAGGCAGAGCAGGTTGCATACAGCCGCTGCGTGCCGCCTGCGATCGCAGCAGCTCTGCCAGCTGCAGCAGCCCGCGCGGCGCCTGGCGCGGCCCCAGCCACACCACGCCGGAGCGCGGCCAGTGCCCGGCATCATCCAGCGTCAGCGTAAAAGCGGGCTGCGTAATGCGGCCGGCGAGCTGCATCAGCGCCCGCTGCTTCTGCGCACTGATTTCGCCGAGGAACGCCAGCGTCAGGTGCAGGCTGTCGGCGGCTACCGGGCGGCCCGCTTCCGCCGGGAAGGTCGCGGCGCGCCACTGGATCAGGCTCTGCTTACACTCATCCGGCAGTTCGAGGCCGAAAAACAGCCGTTTTTGTGCGCTCATCGCGTCCTCCGGTAAATCAAACCCGGGAATGCTACAATGCGCCGCAGATTATGACCATGGCGTTCTGGAGTAAATACGTGAGTTCATTACCGGTCAGTGCCGTCCTACCCGAACTGCTGGCGGCACTGCAATCCGCCCCGCAGGTGCTGCTGGCTGCCCCGACCGGCGCCGGAAAATCCACCTGGCTGCCGCTCCAGATCCTGCAGCAGGCGGGATTCAGCGGGCGCATCCTGCTGCTGGAACCGCGCAGGCTGGCGGCGCGCAACGTTGCACAGCGGCTGGCCGAGCTGCTGGGCCAGCCGCCGGGCGAGATCGTGGGCTACCGCATGCGTGGCGAGTCGCGCTGCGGGCCTGACACACGCTTAGAGGTGGTGACGGAAGGGATCCTGACGCGCATGCTGCAGCAGGATCCGATGCTGGAGGGCGTGTCGCTGGTGATCCTTGATGAGTTTCACGAGCGTAGTTTACAGGGCGATCTGGCGCTGGCGCTGCTGCTGGACGTGCAGGGCGGGCTGCGTGACGATCTGAAAGTGCTGATCATGTCGGCAACGCTGGACAACTCGCGGCTGCGCGAGTGGCTGCCGGATGCACCGCTGATCGCCTCCGAGGGGCGATCCTTCCCGGTAGATCGCCGCTACCAGCCGCTCTCCCCCACGCTGCGCTTTGACGATGCGGTGGCACGGCAGGTGAGCCAGCTATTACGCGAGGAGAGCGGCTCGCTGCTACTGTTTCTGCCCGGCGTGGCGGAGATCCAGCGTGTGCAGAGTGCGCTTAGCGACCTTGTCGCCAGCGATGTTGACCTCTGCCCGCTGTACGGTGCGCTGTCGCTGGCGGATCAGCGCCGGGCTATCCTGCCTGCCGCGGCCGGGCGGCGCAAAGTGGTGCTGGCAACCAACATCGCCGAAACCAGCTTAACCATCGAGGGCATCCGTCTGGTGGTGGACTGCGCGCTGGAGCGCAGCGCGTTTTTCGACCTGCGCAGCGGGCTGACCAGCCTGCAAACCCGGCGCGTCAGCCAGGCCTCGATGACCCAGCGTGCCGGGCGCGCCGGGCGCCTCGAACCCGGCATCTGCCTGCATCTGATAGCAAAGGAGCAGGCGGAGCGCGCTGCCGCCCACAGCGACCCGGAAATACTCACCAGCGATCTCGCGGCGCTGTGGCTCGATCTGCTGCAGTGGGGCTGCCACGATATCAACCAGCTTAACTGGCTGGACGTGCCGCCCGCCGCGGGTATCGAGGCGGCGCGTCAGCTGCTGCAAAAGCTGGGGGCGACCGACGGTGACGGGCGTTTGAATGCGCAGGGGCGCAAAATGGCCGCGCTCGGCAGCGAACCGCGCTTTGCCGCGATGCTGATTGCCGCCGGCAGCGATGCCGATGCGGTCGCCACCGCCGCTCAGCTGGTGGCGATGCTGGAGGATCCGCAGCGCGGCAGCCCCGACCTGCGCGACAGCTTCCAGCGCCGCCTGCCGCAGTGGCAGCGCCGCGCCCGTCAGCTGCAGCAGCGGCTGAAGGTCAGTGGTGGAACGCTGGATGAAGATCGCCTTCCGGCGCTGCTGGCGGTAGCCTTCCCGGACCGCATCGCGCGGCGGCGCGGTGCCGAGGGGCGCTATCAGCTGGCGAACGGCAGCGGGGCCGCGCTCGATCGTGAAGAGGGCTTAACCCGCTACGAGTGGCTGATTGCGCCACAGCTGCTGCAGAGCCATAGCCAACCCGACGCGCGTATTTTGCAGGCGCTGCCGCTGGATATCGACCAGCTGGTGCGCCAGCTTCCTGTTCTGCTGACGCAGCAAACTGAAGTGGAGTGGGATGAAGAGAAAGGCACGCTGCGCGCCTGGCGCCGTGAGCAGGTCGGCCAGCTGGTGCTGAAGTCGCAGCCGCTGGCGAAACCGGACGAGCAGGAGCTGCACGCGGCGATGCTGCGCTGGGTGCGCAGCAAAGGTTTATCGGTGCTGAACTGGACGCCACAGGCAGAGCAGCTAAGATTGCGGCTGGTCTGTGCCGCGCAGTGGCTGCCGGAAGAGGAGTGGCCCGCCGCCGATGAGCCCGCGCTGCTGGAGCGCCTGGAGCGCTGGCTGCTGCCCGCGATGAATGGCGTGCGCGATGCGCGTGGCCTGCGCCAGCTCGACTGTGCCGCTGCGTTATTACAATTGCTCACATGGTCACAGCGACAGCAACTGGATACTGCATTGCCAACTCATTACACTGTGCCGACCGGAAGCCGCCTGCCGATCCAGTACTCTGCTGATAAACCGCCCGCCCTGGCGGTGCGTCTGCAGGAGATGTACGGCGAAGCGCACAATCCCAGCGTTGCCGCAGGGCGCATTCCGCTGGTTCTGGAGCTGCTATCCCCGGCGCAGCGCCCGCTGCAGATCACCCGCGATCTGGCGGCGTTCTGGAACGGGGCTTACCGGGAAGTGCAAAAAGAGATGAAAGGGCGCTACCCCAAACATCTGTGGCCGGATGACCCGGCAAATACATTACCGACGCGGCGCGTGAAAAAGTTTTCCGCGACGTGATTTTTCTGTACTGAATCGTGGCCCGAATATTCGGAAGGTTCCACTTCCGTAACGGCCCCTGTGCGACGAGAGTAGTCGGCCTGGCCGACGCGTGCCCCTGGAGAAATGAAACACATGTCTGACGATCGCGAACCTATCGGGCGTAAAGGAAAGCAGCCCAAGCCGCCGCGTAACAAAGCGGGGCGAGGTCGCCGCAGGGAAGAGGAAGAATATGATGAGTATGACGATCAGGATGAAGACCTGGATGACGAGGAGGTAACCCCGGTGCCACGTAAAGGAAAAGGACGCTCACCGCGTAAGAAAAGAGGCTGGATTGGCTTACTGATTAAGCTGTTCCTGCTGTTTGCCGTGGTGATGGCCATCTATGGTGTCTATCTGGATTCCCAGATCCGCAGCCGCATTGACGGCAAAGTCTGGCAGCTGCCGGCGACGGTTTATGGCCGCATGGTCAGCCTTGAGCCGGGTATGTCGTACAACAAGAAAGAGATGATCGCCCTGCTGGAAGGCACGCAGTACCGCGAAGTGACGCGTATGACGCGGCCCGGTGAATTTACCGTGCAGGGTAATAGCATTGAGATGATCCGCCGCCCGTTTGATTTCCCCGACAGCAAAGAGGGGCAGATCCGCGCGCGCCTGAGCTTTAGCGGCGACCAGCTGAGCGACATCAAAAACCTCGACAGCGGCCGCAGCTTTGGCTTCTTCCGCCTCGATCCGCGCCTGATCACTATGCTGCAGTCGCCGAACGGCGAACAGCGCCTGTTTGTGCCGCGTGCCGGCTTCCCTGACCTGCTGGTGGATACGCTGGTGGCAACCGAAGACCGCCACTTCTATCAGCATGACGGCATCAGCTTCTACTCGATTGGCCGTGCTTTCCTCGCCAACATTACCGCCGGGCGTGCGGTGCAGGGCGGCAGTACGCTGACCCAGCAGCTGGTGAAGAACCTGTTCCTGACCAACGAGCGCTCGCTGTGGCGTAAAGCCAACGAAGCCTATATGGCGCTGATCATGGATGCGCGCTACAGCAAGGACCGCATCCTCGAGCTGTATCTGAATGAGGTGTACCTCGGACAGGCCGGTAACGATCAGATCCGCGGCTTCCCGCTGGCCAGCCTCTACTACTTTGGCCGCCCGGTGGACGAGCTGAGCCTCGACCAGCAGGCGCTTTTGGTGGGGATGGTGAAAGGCGCGTCGCTCTATAACCCATGGCGTAATCCGAAGCTGGCGCTGGAGCGCCGCAACCTGGTGCTGCGCCTGCTGCAGCAGCAGAAGGTAATCGACCAGGAGCTGTACGACATGCTGAGCGCCCGCCCGCTGGGGGTGCAGCCGAAAGGGGGGGTGATCACGCCGCAGCCGGCGTTTATGCAGATGGTGCGTAACGAACTGCAGGCGAAGCTCGGCGATAAAATCAAAGATCTCTCCGGGGTGAAAATCTTCACCACCCTTGACCCGGTGTCGCAGGATGCGGCCGAGAAGTCGGTGGAAGAGGGGATGCCGGCGCTGCGCAAACAGCGTGGCCTGAACGATCTGGAAACGGCCATGGTGATCGTTGACCGCTTCAGCGGTGAAGTGCGTGCCATGGTGGGCGGTGCCGATCCGCAGTTTGCCGGTTACAACCGTGCGCTGCAGGCGCGCCGTTCGATTGGTTCTCTGGCAAAACCAGCGACTTATCTGACCGCCCTCAGCCAGCCGGATACCTATCGCCTGAATACCTGGATTGCCGATAACCCGATTGCGCTGAAGCAGCCGAATGGCCAGGTATGGAAACCGCAGAACGACGATCGTCGATTCAGCGGCCAGGTGATGCTGGTGGATGCGCTGACCCGCTCAATGAACGTGCCGACGGTTAACCTTGGCATGACGCTGGGGCTGCCGCAGGTGGTGGATACCTGGACTAAACTGGGCGTGCCGAAAGATCAGCTCAACCCGGTACCCGCGATGCTGCTGGGGGCGCTTAACCTGACCCCGATTGAAGTGGCGCAGGCGTTCCAGACCATTGCCAGCGGCGGCAGCCGTGCCCCGCTCTCTGCGGTGCGCTCGGTGATTGCTGAAGATGGTAGCGTGCTGTATCAGAGTTTCCCACAGGCGGAACGTGCAGTACCTGCTCAGGCCGCCTACCTGACGCTTTACACCATGCAGCAGGTGGTCGATCACGGTACCGCGCGCGCGCTGGGTGCCAAATATCCTCGCGCCAGCCTGGCGGGTAAAACCGGTACCACCAATAACCTGGTGGACAGCTGGTTTGCCGGTATTGATGGCAAAGAGGTGGCGATCACCTGGATTGGCCGTGATAACAACCAGCCGACCAAGGTCTATGGCTCAAGCGGTGCCATGCAGCTCTACCAGCGCTATCTGGCTAACCAGGCGCCGATGCCGCTGCAGCTGACGCCGCCGGAAGATATCGCGCCGATGAGCGTTGATTCTGCCGGCAACTTTGTCTGCGGCAGTGCCAGCAGCAGCTGGCGTACCCTGCCGGTCTGGACCACCGATGCTGAGGCGCTGTGTCAGCAACAGCAGCAGCAGATTCAGCAGCAGCAGCAGATGTTGCAGCAGCAGAATAGCCAGCAGCAACCGCAGCAGGGTCAGCCACAGCAGCAAAATGAGCAGAAGGACAGCGATGGCGTAGCGGGCTGGATTAAAGATATGTTCGGCAAGTAACAGCGATTGTTGATTGTAAAAAAAGCCGGGAAACCGGCTTTTTTTATCTCTGTTATTCAGAATTTGTGTCGAATAGCGGCTATTTTAGTTAATTGATTACGTTACTGTTTTTGATTTTGAGTGCCAAAAGAGTCCAAATAGATCTAATAAAAAATAAAATGAGATCTGCATATCTTTTTTTGCATTGCCTTTCAGTGAGGATAAGCCTGCTTTTACTCATAAAAAGGAATTTCAATGAAACTTAATGCGTTATATTCCAGCCTGATGTTAGGCGGTGCTTTACTCACCGCACTCTCCGCACAGGCTGACAACACCAGCGTTACTCCTTTCCACACCGCAGCTCAGGCTGTCGACAGCCAGTACTACCTGCCACCACCGCCAAAAGAGGGCAGCTCCGCGTATTCCTATGACAAGGCGGCTTATGAAAAAGGCTACGCGATGAAGGGCTCGCCGCGCTGGCAGCAAGCCACTCAGGATGCCAACCTGCACGTCGAGAATATTGCCAAAATCTTCTCGCCAGTGCTTGGGGTCACTATCAGTCCAGATGAAACCCCTGCGACCTGGAGCATGCTGCAGAAGCTGCTGATCCTCGGCGGTGCTTACGCGCCGGACGGGGCGAAAAACTACTATATGCGCACCCGTCCTTTTGTGGTGTTCAACCATCACACCTGCCAGCCCGCCGATGAACCGGCGCTGCGTAAAAATGGCTCATACCCCTCCGGCCACACCACCTACGGCACGCTGCTGGCGCTGGTGCTGTCGCAGGCAAAACCCGAGCGGGCGAAGGAGCTGGCGGAGCGCGCCTGGGAATTCGGGCAGAGCCGGGTGATTTGTGGCGCGCACTGGCAAAGCGATGTCAATGCCGGGCGTTACGTCGGGGCGATCGAGTATGCTCGTCTGCAAACGATTCCTGCTTTTCTCCAGCAGGAAAAACTGGTCAAAGCTGAGCTGAACGCGGGCTCCGGCCAGTAAACTGCACGCAGTAAAACAGGCAAAGCGGCTCAGGGTAGCCGCTTTTTAGATCAACTTTTCTTTTGCTTCATCCTGCATTATCTGCCCGACATGGAACTTGCCATGGATAAAGGATGAGCGAAACGACAATGAATGTTTATGCGGTTTCCAGAACGATCAGCCGTTATTTTCCTCTGTTGCTGGCCGCAAACTGCTTTGCCACCACCACCACGCTTACCGTCAATGCGCATGATGCGCCGCCACAGGAGGATGCGTGGGGCCCTGCCGCAACCATCGCCGCAAAACGCAGTGCCAGCGGCAGTAAAACCGATACGGCGCTAGAAAAAATTCCTCAGTCGGTTTCGGTGGTGACCGCTGCAGAGCTGCAGCGCATGCAGCCACAGTCGGTCAAAGAAGCCCTCAGCTACACCCCCGGTGTGACGGTGAACGCCAGCGGCAGTGCCAATCTGTTTGATAATGTCGCGATCCGCGGCTTTGGTGGGCAGCAAAATATCAACGAGTATCTGGACGGCATCAAATTGCAGGGCGACAGTTATTCACTGGCCGCCATTGACCCTTACATGCTGGAGCGCGTCGAAGTCCTGCACGGGCCTGCCTCAGTGCTGTATGGCAAGAGCAGCCCCGGCGGGCTAATTTCGCTGGTCAGCAAACAGCCGCTGGGAGAGCGCCTGCGCGAGATCCAGTTTCAGATGGGTAACCAGAATCTGTATGAGACCGGCTTCGATTTTAGCGATACTGTCGATGATGACCCGCGCTATAGCTGGCGGTTGACCGGGCTGGCCCGCAGTAACGATGCGCAGCAGGTGAATGCGCGCGAGAAGCGCTATGCGGTTGCGCCTTCCTTTCGCTGGCAGCCAAATGCGCACACCAGCCTGACGCTGTTAACCCAATTTCAGCACGAACCCGAATCAGGCTATAACGGCTGGCTGCCCCGTCAGGGCACGGTGGACCCGTTTGTCACTGCGGATGGTAAGCAGCATAAACTGTCGACCCGGTTTAGCGATGGCGAGCGCAGCGGGCGCTATCAGCATACGCAGAACCTGGCTGGCTATCGCCTGATACACGATCTCAGCGATAACTGGCAGGTGCGGCAGAATGTGCGCTATATGCATCTTGACTCGCACAGCACCGGCTTCAACGGCATCGGGTATATTGCGCCGCAAACCCTGATGCGCTCTTCAGCGCATTTTGACGAGCGGCTGAGCAATATCGATGTCGATACCCAGATGGAAGGGAAAGTCGCCAGCGGTCCGCTGGATCACCGCCTGCTGTTTGGCGTCGACTATATGCACATGCGCGATGATATAAACGGCTTTTATGGTTTCGCCGATCCGCTGGATCTGCTCGACCCGCATTATGGCAATGACAGCATCCCGGAATTGGGGCGGATGCCGCAAAAAATGCTGGATCGCCAGCAGCAAACCGGGATCTACGCGCAGGATCAGGCGCAGTGGCGGCGGTGGGTGGTGACGTTAGGCGGACGTTATGACTGGGCGATGACCTCCGCCTTTGACCGGGTTGCGCACAGCACCAACCGTCGTCACGATCGGCAGTTTAGCTGGCGCGGCGGGGTAAATTATCCGTTTGATAACGGTATTGCACCTTACTTTAGCTTCAGCGAATCTTTTCAACCGACATCCGGCAGCGATGTCCATCATCAGACCTTTTCACCTTCACGCGGCAAGCAGTATGAGCTCGGCCTGAAGTTTGTGCCGCAGGATCGCCCGATTGTGCTGACGGCGGCGCTGTTTCAGCTGGTGAAAAATAAAAATCTGGTGGTGGATACCAGCGTCGGTGCCGGAATGGGGATGGGGTCTTTCAGCAAGCAGGCGGGTAAAACGCGATCGCGCGGCCTGGAGCTTGAGGCTAAAGCGGCGGTAAACCTCAACCTCAATTTGAGCGCCTCCTATACCTTTACTGACGTGCGCTACGCGCGAGACGGCAGCGAGCAGTCAGACCGCCGCCCGTATCAGATACCCGCCAATATGGCCTCTTTATGGGCTGACTATACCTTCCACCAGACGGCGTTGAGCGGCCTGACGCTGGGCAGCGGCGTGCGCTATGTCGGCAGCAGCTGGGGCGATACGGCCAACAGCTTCAAGGTTAAACCCTATACGCTGGTGGATGCGGTAATGCGTTACGATCTGGCGCGTGTTGGCTTACCCGGTTCAAATGTAGCGTTAAATATTAATAACTTACTCGATCGTCATTATGTGGCGAGCTGCATGTCCGGCTATGCCTGCTACTGGGGGCGAGACCGCCGTATCATCGCCACCATGACCTTCCGCTATTAAATAATTCCTGACCTTGCGCAAAATTCCGCGTGCCGCTGACGGGTAAACTCTGCCCGCAGCCGCGCCGGGCGTGGCTTTTCCCTTGCGAAAGCTGCTTCGTTTCGCATATTATCCGAGCGTTATAATAATAATTATCGTTTCGTTTCACATTCAACAATCCTTGTTCAGAGAAAGCTCAATGGCCAACACGCGCAATTTTTCCACTGATTTCAATACCGTAAAGACGGCGAAACGCCAGCTGGCAGTCTTGGTTGCCTTGTCCCTGACCAGCGGCGCTGCCTTTGCCGCTGACGACACCATTACCGTAAACGCTAATGCCAGCAGCGCGCCGCAGGAGAGTCCGTGGGGGCCAGCGCCAACCATCGCCGCTAAAACCAGCGCCACCGCTACCAAAACTGCGACGCCAATTGAGAAAAACCCACAGTCGGTTTCCGTGGTCACCAGCCAGGAGATGCAGACGCATCAGCCGCTGTCGGTGAAAGAAGCGCTGGGCTACACCACCGGCGTAATGGTGGGCAACCGCGGTGCCTCCAACGTGATTGATGCGCTCTCTATTCGCGGCTTTAGCGAAACCAATACCAACCAGTATCTTAACGGCCTGAAATTGCAGGGTGATAACTACTCTGAATTTGCCATTGACCCTTACTTCCTTGAGCGCGTCGAGCTGATGCGCGGACCGACCTCGGTGCTGTACGGAAAAAGTAACCCGGGCGGTATCGTGGCAATGGTCAGCAAGCGGCCAACCACGGAGACCCTGCGTGAAGTGCAGTTCCAGATGGGTAGCGATAACCTGTTTTCCACCGGCTTTGACTTCGGCGGTGCGCTGGATGATAACGAAGCGTTTTCTTACCGCCTGACCGGCCTGGCGCGCAGCGCCGATGCGCAGCAGCAGATGAAC
This window harbors:
- the dksA gene encoding RNA polymerase-binding protein DksA, giving the protein MQEGQNRKTSSLSILAIAGVEPYQEKPGEEYMNEAQLEHFKKILGAWRNQLRDEVDRTVTHMQDEAANFPDPVDRAAQEEEFSLELRNRDRERKLIKKIEKTLKKVEDDDFGYCDSCGVEIGIRRLEARPTADLCIDCKTLAEIREKQMAG
- the sfsA gene encoding DNA/RNA nuclease SfsA; the protein is MEFSPDLQPARLVKRYKRFLADVVTPQGEELTIHCANTGAMTGCATPGDTVWYSTSASLTRKYPHSWELTETQQGDWICVNTLRANGLVREALNAGQIAELSGYDTLLPEVKYGAENSRIDFLLQASDRRNCYIEVKSVTLLQQGKGYFPDAVTVRGQKHLRELSQIAQSGQRAVLFFAVLHSGIEDVAPARHIDARYAELLSQARQNGVEVLCYKAQLSPEGMVLRKALKVEL
- a CDS encoding acid phosphatase, with translation MLGGALLTALSAQADNTSVTPFHTAAQAVDSQYYLPPPPKEGSSAYSYDKAAYEKGYAMKGSPRWQQATQDANLHVENIAKIFSPVLGVTISPDETPATWSMLQKLLILGGAYAPDGAKNYYMRTRPFVVFNHHTCQPADEPALRKNGSYPSGHTTYGTLLALVLSQAKPERAKELAERAWEFGQSRVICGAHWQSDVNAGRYVGAIEYARLQTIPAFLQQEKLVKAELNAGSGQ
- the thpR gene encoding RNA 2',3'-cyclic phosphodiesterase, whose translation is MSAQKRLFFGLELPDECKQSLIQWRAATFPAEAGRPVAADSLHLTLAFLGEISAQKQRALMQLAGRITQPAFTLTLDDAGHWPRSGVVWLGPRQAPRGLLQLAELLRSQAARSGCMQPALPFHPHVTLLRHALHPVSLPPRNFHWSVPVERFVLFQSHFTRGRTRYEEVAEWKLR
- the fhuA gene encoding ferrichrome porin FhuA, which codes for MSETTMNVYAVSRTISRYFPLLLAANCFATTTTLTVNAHDAPPQEDAWGPAATIAAKRSASGSKTDTALEKIPQSVSVVTAAELQRMQPQSVKEALSYTPGVTVNASGSANLFDNVAIRGFGGQQNINEYLDGIKLQGDSYSLAAIDPYMLERVEVLHGPASVLYGKSSPGGLISLVSKQPLGERLREIQFQMGNQNLYETGFDFSDTVDDDPRYSWRLTGLARSNDAQQVNAREKRYAVAPSFRWQPNAHTSLTLLTQFQHEPESGYNGWLPRQGTVDPFVTADGKQHKLSTRFSDGERSGRYQHTQNLAGYRLIHDLSDNWQVRQNVRYMHLDSHSTGFNGIGYIAPQTLMRSSAHFDERLSNIDVDTQMEGKVASGPLDHRLLFGVDYMHMRDDINGFYGFADPLDLLDPHYGNDSIPELGRMPQKMLDRQQQTGIYAQDQAQWRRWVVTLGGRYDWAMTSAFDRVAHSTNRRHDRQFSWRGGVNYPFDNGIAPYFSFSESFQPTSGSDVHHQTFSPSRGKQYELGLKFVPQDRPIVLTAALFQLVKNKNLVVDTSVGAGMGMGSFSKQAGKTRSRGLELEAKAAVNLNLNLSASYTFTDVRYARDGSEQSDRRPYQIPANMASLWADYTFHQTALSGLTLGSGVRYVGSSWGDTANSFKVKPYTLVDAVMRYDLARVGLPGSNVALNINNLLDRHYVASCMSGYACYWGRDRRIIATMTFRY
- the gluQRS gene encoding tRNA glutamyl-Q(34) synthetase GluQRS translates to MTSDYIGRFAPSPSGELHFGSLIAALGSYLQARAQHGAWYVRIEDIDPPREVPGAATRILQQLEQYGLEWDGEVLWQSQRHEVYRAALDRLQRDGHSYYCTCTRSRIQQVGGLYDGHCRALGLGPENAALRLKVDRPLSEFHDQLRGSVKADARLAQEDFIIHRRDGLFAYNLAVVVDDHFQGVTEVVRGADLIEPTVRQITLYHQFGWPAPRYLHLPLVLNHDGNKLSKQNHAPPLPEGDPRPALAAALRFLGQPVAESWRDLSVAALLQHAIGDWKCKNIPINDAQQ
- the mrcB gene encoding bifunctional glycosyl transferase/transpeptidase, which gives rise to MSDDREPIGRKGKQPKPPRNKAGRGRRREEEEYDEYDDQDEDLDDEEVTPVPRKGKGRSPRKKRGWIGLLIKLFLLFAVVMAIYGVYLDSQIRSRIDGKVWQLPATVYGRMVSLEPGMSYNKKEMIALLEGTQYREVTRMTRPGEFTVQGNSIEMIRRPFDFPDSKEGQIRARLSFSGDQLSDIKNLDSGRSFGFFRLDPRLITMLQSPNGEQRLFVPRAGFPDLLVDTLVATEDRHFYQHDGISFYSIGRAFLANITAGRAVQGGSTLTQQLVKNLFLTNERSLWRKANEAYMALIMDARYSKDRILELYLNEVYLGQAGNDQIRGFPLASLYYFGRPVDELSLDQQALLVGMVKGASLYNPWRNPKLALERRNLVLRLLQQQKVIDQELYDMLSARPLGVQPKGGVITPQPAFMQMVRNELQAKLGDKIKDLSGVKIFTTLDPVSQDAAEKSVEEGMPALRKQRGLNDLETAMVIVDRFSGEVRAMVGGADPQFAGYNRALQARRSIGSLAKPATYLTALSQPDTYRLNTWIADNPIALKQPNGQVWKPQNDDRRFSGQVMLVDALTRSMNVPTVNLGMTLGLPQVVDTWTKLGVPKDQLNPVPAMLLGALNLTPIEVAQAFQTIASGGSRAPLSAVRSVIAEDGSVLYQSFPQAERAVPAQAAYLTLYTMQQVVDHGTARALGAKYPRASLAGKTGTTNNLVDSWFAGIDGKEVAITWIGRDNNQPTKVYGSSGAMQLYQRYLANQAPMPLQLTPPEDIAPMSVDSAGNFVCGSASSSWRTLPVWTTDAEALCQQQQQQIQQQQQMLQQQNSQQQPQQGQPQQQNEQKDSDGVAGWIKDMFGK
- the hrpB gene encoding ATP-dependent helicase HrpB, which codes for MSSLPVSAVLPELLAALQSAPQVLLAAPTGAGKSTWLPLQILQQAGFSGRILLLEPRRLAARNVAQRLAELLGQPPGEIVGYRMRGESRCGPDTRLEVVTEGILTRMLQQDPMLEGVSLVILDEFHERSLQGDLALALLLDVQGGLRDDLKVLIMSATLDNSRLREWLPDAPLIASEGRSFPVDRRYQPLSPTLRFDDAVARQVSQLLREESGSLLLFLPGVAEIQRVQSALSDLVASDVDLCPLYGALSLADQRRAILPAAAGRRKVVLATNIAETSLTIEGIRLVVDCALERSAFFDLRSGLTSLQTRRVSQASMTQRAGRAGRLEPGICLHLIAKEQAERAAAHSDPEILTSDLAALWLDLLQWGCHDINQLNWLDVPPAAGIEAARQLLQKLGATDGDGRLNAQGRKMAALGSEPRFAAMLIAAGSDADAVATAAQLVAMLEDPQRGSPDLRDSFQRRLPQWQRRARQLQQRLKVSGGTLDEDRLPALLAVAFPDRIARRRGAEGRYQLANGSGAALDREEGLTRYEWLIAPQLLQSHSQPDARILQALPLDIDQLVRQLPVLLTQQTEVEWDEEKGTLRAWRREQVGQLVLKSQPLAKPDEQELHAAMLRWVRSKGLSVLNWTPQAEQLRLRLVCAAQWLPEEEWPAADEPALLERLERWLLPAMNGVRDARGLRQLDCAAALLQLLTWSQRQQLDTALPTHYTVPTGSRLPIQYSADKPPALAVRLQEMYGEAHNPSVAAGRIPLVLELLSPAQRPLQITRDLAAFWNGAYREVQKEMKGRYPKHLWPDDPANTLPTRRVKKFSAT